The following proteins are encoded in a genomic region of Emys orbicularis isolate rEmyOrb1 chromosome 19, rEmyOrb1.hap1, whole genome shotgun sequence:
- the SLC44A2 gene encoding choline transporter-like protein 2 isoform X2: protein MAGDEENYYGKHGTPQKYDPTFKGPIHDRSCTDIICCILLVVAIVGYVIVGIVAWTHGDPRKVIYPTDSRGQFCGQLGTPNENKPFLFYFNIIKCASPLVLLEFQCPTKQICVNKCPDQYLTYQNARRQTKDFDYYKQFCVPGFNNPQKSLPKVLADGDCPSMITPSKPLARRCLPAINTKKGVIMVGNDTTFEDGMGKRRNVTELVEGAKKANVVLEARQLAMKIFEDYTVSWYWIIIGLVIAMVFSLIFVVLLRFLAAIMIWVMIVLVILVLGYGIVHCYMEYARLKGEDGSDVSLKDLGFQTDLRVYLHLKQTWLAFMIILCIMEVIIILLLIFLRKRILIAIALIKEASRAIGYIMTSLVFPLCTFFLVCLCIAYWASTAVFLSTSNEAVYKVFNDTSECDYAGQTCIPETFNMTNITKKCPDARCLFAFYGGVTAYHKYLIVFQIYNAFMFFWLANFVIALGQVTLAGAFASYYWAFKKPDDMPAFPLFSSFGRALRYHTGSMAFGSLILAIVQIIRVLLEYLDHRLKAAENKFAKFLLTCLKCCFWCLEKFIKFLNRNAYIMIAIYGTNFCTSAKNAFFLLMRNIIRVAVLDKVTDFLLFLGKLLIVGSVGILAFFFFTQRIDVVRDTAPPLNYYWVPILTVIMGSYLIAHGFFSVYAMCVDTLFLCFLEDLERNDGSSEKPYFMSSDLKKLLNKTNKGHSAA, encoded by the exons CATGGACACACGGTGACCCCAGGAAGGTGATTTACCCCACAGACAGTCGCGGGCAGTTCTGTGGCCAGCTGGGAACTCCCAATGA GAACAAGCCTTTCCTGTTTTACTTCAACATCATCAAGTGCGCCAGCCCCTTGGTGCTGCTGGAGTTCCAGTGTCCGACCAAACAG ATCTGTGTGAATAAGTGCCCAGACCAGTATCTCACGTACCAGAATGCCAGGAGACAAACCAAAGACTTTGATTACTACAAGCAGTTCTGCGTCCCAGGGTTTAACAATCCGCAGAAG AGCCTCCCAAAAGTGCTGGCGGATGGAGACTGTCCGTCCATGATCACTCCCAGCAAACCCT TGGCGCGCAGGTGTTTACCAGCAATCAACACCAAGAAAGGGGTCATCATGGTTGGGAATGACACAACCTTTGAAGATGGAATGGGAAAACGAAGGAACGtgacagagctggtggagggggcCAA AAAAGCAAATGTGGTTCTGGAAGCAAGACAACTGGCCATGAAGATCTTTGAAGATTACACAGTTTCCTGGTACTGGATAATAAT AGGTCTCGTGATTGCCATGGTGTTCAGCTTAATCTTCGTTGTCCTGCTTCGCTTCCTTGCTGCGATCATGATCTGGGTGATGATTGTGCTGGTAATCTTGGTGCTGGGATACG GAATCGTCCACTGTTACATGGAATATGCCCGACTAAAAGGAGAAGATGGCTCTGATGTTTCCCTGAAGGACCTGGGATTCCAGACGGATCTTCGTGTCTATCTCCACCTGAAGCAAACGTGGTTGGCCTTCA TGATTATCCTGTGCATCATGGAGGTGATCATCATCCTGTTACTCATCTTCCTCCGCAAGAGGATCCTCATTGCCATTGCGCTCATCAAGGAAGCCAGCAG GGCTATTGGTTATATCATGACGTCGCTGGTGTTTCCTCTGTGCACCTTCTTCCTGGTGTGTCTCTGCATTGCTTACTGGGCCAGCACCGCTGT TTTCTTATCTACTTCTAATGAGGCTGTCTACAAGGTGTTTAACGATACGTCTGAATGTGATTATGCTGGGCAGACCTGCATACCAGAG ACATTCAATATGACCAACATCACCAAGAAGTGCCCAGATGCCCGCTGCCTCTTCGCGTTCTATGGGGGCGTGACGGCCTACCACAAATACCTCATCGTCTTCCAGATCTATAATGCCTTTATGTTCTTCTGGCTGGCCAACTTTGTGATTGCGCTGGGCCAGGTCACGCTAGCCGGAGCCTTTGCTTCCTACTATTGGGCCTTCAAGAAACCTGATGACATGCCGGCtttccccctcttctcttccTTCGGCCGGGCACTCAG GTATCACACTGGCTCGATGGCCTTTGGGTCTCTGATTCTTGCCATTGTCCAGATCATCAGGGTCCTTCTGGAGTATCTGGATCACAGGCTGAAAG CTGCTGAGAATAAGTTTGCCAAGTTCCTGCTGACCTGTCTCAAATGCTGCTTCTGGTGCCTGGAAAAATTTATCAAGTTCCTGAACAGGAACGCATACATCATG ATTGCCATCTATGGCACCAACTTCTGCACTTCAGCCAAGAATGCATTCTTCCTGCTCATGAGGAACATTATCAG GGTGGCTGTTTTAGATAAAGTCACAGATTTTCTGCTCTTCCTTGGTAAACTCCTCATCGTGGGAAGTGTTG GAATCCTCGCCTTTTTCTTCTTCACTCAGCGGATAGACGTGGTTCGGGACACTGCACCTCCTCTCAATTACTATTGGGTCCCTATCCTG actgtgatcatgGGCTCCTATCTCATTGCACATGGATTCTTCAGCGTCTATGCCATGTGTGTGGACACCCTCTTCCTCTGCTTCT tggAAGACCTGGAACGTAACGATGGTTCATCTGAAAAGCCTTACTTCATGTCGTCTGACCTGAAAAAACTTCTGAACAAGACAAACAAAGGTCACTCGGCTGCATAG
- the SLC44A2 gene encoding choline transporter-like protein 2 isoform X1, with protein sequence MEKGPGRKELDEAYGTPQKYDPTFKGPIHDRSCTDIICCILLVVAIVGYVIVGIVAWTHGDPRKVIYPTDSRGQFCGQLGTPNENKPFLFYFNIIKCASPLVLLEFQCPTKQICVNKCPDQYLTYQNARRQTKDFDYYKQFCVPGFNNPQKSLPKVLADGDCPSMITPSKPLARRCLPAINTKKGVIMVGNDTTFEDGMGKRRNVTELVEGAKKANVVLEARQLAMKIFEDYTVSWYWIIIGLVIAMVFSLIFVVLLRFLAAIMIWVMIVLVILVLGYGIVHCYMEYARLKGEDGSDVSLKDLGFQTDLRVYLHLKQTWLAFMIILCIMEVIIILLLIFLRKRILIAIALIKEASRAIGYIMTSLVFPLCTFFLVCLCIAYWASTAVFLSTSNEAVYKVFNDTSECDYAGQTCIPETFNMTNITKKCPDARCLFAFYGGVTAYHKYLIVFQIYNAFMFFWLANFVIALGQVTLAGAFASYYWAFKKPDDMPAFPLFSSFGRALRYHTGSMAFGSLILAIVQIIRVLLEYLDHRLKAAENKFAKFLLTCLKCCFWCLEKFIKFLNRNAYIMIAIYGTNFCTSAKNAFFLLMRNIIRVAVLDKVTDFLLFLGKLLIVGSVGILAFFFFTQRIDVVRDTAPPLNYYWVPILTVIMGSYLIAHGFFSVYAMCVDTLFLCFLEDLERNDGSSEKPYFMSSDLKKLLNKTNKGHSAA encoded by the exons CATGGACACACGGTGACCCCAGGAAGGTGATTTACCCCACAGACAGTCGCGGGCAGTTCTGTGGCCAGCTGGGAACTCCCAATGA GAACAAGCCTTTCCTGTTTTACTTCAACATCATCAAGTGCGCCAGCCCCTTGGTGCTGCTGGAGTTCCAGTGTCCGACCAAACAG ATCTGTGTGAATAAGTGCCCAGACCAGTATCTCACGTACCAGAATGCCAGGAGACAAACCAAAGACTTTGATTACTACAAGCAGTTCTGCGTCCCAGGGTTTAACAATCCGCAGAAG AGCCTCCCAAAAGTGCTGGCGGATGGAGACTGTCCGTCCATGATCACTCCCAGCAAACCCT TGGCGCGCAGGTGTTTACCAGCAATCAACACCAAGAAAGGGGTCATCATGGTTGGGAATGACACAACCTTTGAAGATGGAATGGGAAAACGAAGGAACGtgacagagctggtggagggggcCAA AAAAGCAAATGTGGTTCTGGAAGCAAGACAACTGGCCATGAAGATCTTTGAAGATTACACAGTTTCCTGGTACTGGATAATAAT AGGTCTCGTGATTGCCATGGTGTTCAGCTTAATCTTCGTTGTCCTGCTTCGCTTCCTTGCTGCGATCATGATCTGGGTGATGATTGTGCTGGTAATCTTGGTGCTGGGATACG GAATCGTCCACTGTTACATGGAATATGCCCGACTAAAAGGAGAAGATGGCTCTGATGTTTCCCTGAAGGACCTGGGATTCCAGACGGATCTTCGTGTCTATCTCCACCTGAAGCAAACGTGGTTGGCCTTCA TGATTATCCTGTGCATCATGGAGGTGATCATCATCCTGTTACTCATCTTCCTCCGCAAGAGGATCCTCATTGCCATTGCGCTCATCAAGGAAGCCAGCAG GGCTATTGGTTATATCATGACGTCGCTGGTGTTTCCTCTGTGCACCTTCTTCCTGGTGTGTCTCTGCATTGCTTACTGGGCCAGCACCGCTGT TTTCTTATCTACTTCTAATGAGGCTGTCTACAAGGTGTTTAACGATACGTCTGAATGTGATTATGCTGGGCAGACCTGCATACCAGAG ACATTCAATATGACCAACATCACCAAGAAGTGCCCAGATGCCCGCTGCCTCTTCGCGTTCTATGGGGGCGTGACGGCCTACCACAAATACCTCATCGTCTTCCAGATCTATAATGCCTTTATGTTCTTCTGGCTGGCCAACTTTGTGATTGCGCTGGGCCAGGTCACGCTAGCCGGAGCCTTTGCTTCCTACTATTGGGCCTTCAAGAAACCTGATGACATGCCGGCtttccccctcttctcttccTTCGGCCGGGCACTCAG GTATCACACTGGCTCGATGGCCTTTGGGTCTCTGATTCTTGCCATTGTCCAGATCATCAGGGTCCTTCTGGAGTATCTGGATCACAGGCTGAAAG CTGCTGAGAATAAGTTTGCCAAGTTCCTGCTGACCTGTCTCAAATGCTGCTTCTGGTGCCTGGAAAAATTTATCAAGTTCCTGAACAGGAACGCATACATCATG ATTGCCATCTATGGCACCAACTTCTGCACTTCAGCCAAGAATGCATTCTTCCTGCTCATGAGGAACATTATCAG GGTGGCTGTTTTAGATAAAGTCACAGATTTTCTGCTCTTCCTTGGTAAACTCCTCATCGTGGGAAGTGTTG GAATCCTCGCCTTTTTCTTCTTCACTCAGCGGATAGACGTGGTTCGGGACACTGCACCTCCTCTCAATTACTATTGGGTCCCTATCCTG actgtgatcatgGGCTCCTATCTCATTGCACATGGATTCTTCAGCGTCTATGCCATGTGTGTGGACACCCTCTTCCTCTGCTTCT tggAAGACCTGGAACGTAACGATGGTTCATCTGAAAAGCCTTACTTCATGTCGTCTGACCTGAAAAAACTTCTGAACAAGACAAACAAAGGTCACTCGGCTGCATAG